One region of Eupeodes corollae chromosome 1, idEupCoro1.1, whole genome shotgun sequence genomic DNA includes:
- the LOC129944324 gene encoding uncharacterized protein LOC129944324, giving the protein MPCELKTFVANRVSSIQELSGGHRWRHVRSDDNPADLASRGVTAEQLVRNKLWWHGPSWLVRNEDDWPGADAASIRQQPEEALKELKAPVVASARITKPAVLSVGDTSLIESKSTLQSILRITAFILRFVRNCKKRNNHQKTLPVTSVPLVSLEERDGALAYWARTEQHRAYHKEMQQLSQESSLEVSSSIISLNPFLDNKGTMRVGLRLQNSVLSYEIVHPIIVPARSTLSKLLIREAHLKTLHGGVQLCMHYIRHKFWIPTSRRAVKTYISRCITCFRQIKATSEQLMGSLPRDRVQPTRAFKHSGVDYAGPVQIKARSGRSKVVEKGYIAVFVCMVTKAIHLEPVSNLTSSAFLAAFQRFTGRRGACSVLWSDNATNFVEAYAELKRNGEQWKDRLPIEQVDSLGTE; this is encoded by the coding sequence ATGCCATGCGAGCTGAAGACTTTTGTGGCTAATAGAGTGAGTTCTATTCAAGAGCTGAGTGGAGGTCATCGCTGGAGGCACGTGCGGTCCGATGACAACCCTGCCGACTTAGCGTCCAGAGGTGTCACAGCAGAGCAGCTGGTTCGCAATAAACTCTGGTGGCATGGGCCGTCATGGCTTGTCCGAAACGAAGACGACTGGCCAGGTGCAGATGCAGCGTCAATTCGGCAACAGCCAGAAGAAGCTTTGAAGGAGCTTAAGGCGCCAGTCGTTGCCAGTGCCAGAATAACAAAACCAGCGGTACTGAGCGTCGGCGATACTAGTCTTATTGAGAGCAAGTCAACACTCCAGAGCATCCTGAGAATAACTGCCTTCATATTGCGGTTTGTTCGGAATTGTAAGAAGCGTAACAATCACCAGAAGACATTACCGGTGACGTCAGTTCCATTAGTGTCATTGGAAGAGCGTGACGGAGCTTTAGCATACTGGGCTAGAACCGAGCAACATCGTGCGTACCACAAAGAGATGCAACAACTCTCGCAGGAGTCTTCATTGGAAGTGTCGAGCAGCATAATTTCACTCAATCCATTCTTGGACAACAAAGGAACGATGAGAGTAGGGTTACGGCTTCAGAACTCGGTATTGTCGTACGAAATTGTGCACCCCATCATAGTGCCAGCCAGAAGCACCCTAAGCAAGCTGCTGATCAGAGAAGCGCACCTGAAGACTCTACATGGAGGTGTGCAGTTGTGCATGCACTACATCAGGCACAAATTTTGGATTCCAACCTCAAGGCGTGCAGTGAAAACGTACATATCACGGTGCATAACGTGTTTCCGTCAGATCAAGGCAACATCAGAGCAGCTAATGGGCAGCCTTCCTAGGGATCGAGTCCAACCAACAAGAGCATTCAAGCATAGCGGAGTAGACTACGCTGGACCGGTGCAAATCAAGGCCAGATCAGGGCGATCGAAGGTCGTCGAGAAGGGCTACATTGCCGTATTTGTGTGCATGGTCACCAAGGCCATACATCTGGAACCAGTGAGCAATTTGACGAGCAGCGCATTCTTGGCAGCCTTTCAACGTTTCACTGGTCGTCGCGGTGCATGTTCAGTGCTGTGGAGCGACAACGCGACGAACTTCGTCGAAGCATATGCTGAGCTGAAGAGAAATGGCGAGCAATGGAAAGACAGGCTACCAATTGAGCAAGTCGACTCTTTGGGCACGGAATAG
- the LOC129944332 gene encoding uncharacterized protein LOC129944332, translating into MTAEQQVVGNVPASADIVMEQEQIQSDDVQCALLATACVKVQIRAGQSVEARALLDSGSEVNLVTERCVQKLGISKRYCVFSVQGIGSSIALRLTGMVNVSIRSTIDPSFNLECEMFVVKKITSCLPSRSLSQAQAKEMRELKLADPKFSEPARIEMLLGAQVWAEIIRECIKRFSSGLTAQDSSLGWIVFGKLQPRHERAGKTMCIASEPSDVELNQLLRKFWKIEEPSSGRYVVTIPINPRAAELGSTRAVAMKRFLQTEKRLCAVPELRQKYVDFMREYEELGHMKQVIGPSTRERAYHIPHHCVTKKFRVVFDASCKSVSGVSLNDVQFSGAKLQDDLSAIITRFRCFKIAVSADVEKMFRQVKVNPEQWDLQRIFWRESPNKPMREYRLTVVTYGMASSGFNAVRAMHQCASDDQESYPLAYKAILSNFYMDDMLTGADTQEQATSKCRQIISSLRAGGFKLSKFMSSSQRVLSKLTSTYSSERELTFPEDNNASMLCLVWNCAKDEISFKVRARDERVSNTKRAVVSAIARLYDPNGYLAPVIISAKILIQDLLRSGMGRANTHVHSADMAEVQRAAAALGSNKNSEMARQH; encoded by the exons ATGACTGCAGAGCAGCAGGTAGTTGGGAATGTCCCAGCATCGGCGGACATTGTCATGGAGCAAGAGCAAATTCAGAGCGATGACGTGCAATGTGCACTGCTAGCTACAGCATGCGTCAAGGTGCAAATCAGAGCAGGACAATCCGTTGAGGCAAGGGCGCTTCTAGACAGCGGAAGTGAAGTCAACTTGGTTACAGAGCGGTGCGTGCAGAAATTGGGCATTAGCAAGCGATATTGCGTTTTTTCTGTGCAGGGCATTGGATCGAGCATTGCCTTGCGACTGACCGGAATGGTGAATGTTAGCATCCGGTCTACAATCGATCCGAGCTTCAATCTGGAATGCGAAATGTTTGTCGTGAAGAAAATCACTTCTTGCCTACCTTCAAGAAGCTTATCGCAAGCACAAGCGAAGGAAATGCGTGAGCTTAAGTTGGCTGATCCCAAATTCAGTGAGCCAGCTAGAATAGAGATGTTGTTGGGAGCGCAGGTATGGGCGGAAATCATCAGAGAGTGCATCAAGAGATTCAGTTCCGGATTGACGGCGCAGGATTCGTCCCTTGGTTGGATCGTTTTTGGCAAGCTTCAACCAAGGCATGAACGTGCAGGCAAGACAATGTGCATCGCGTCGGAACCTTCAGATGTAGAGCTTAACCAATTGCTGAGGAAATTCTGGAAAATCGAAGAACCGAGCT CTGGCCGTTACGTGGTAACTATACCAATAAATCCCAGAGCAGCAGAATTGGGGTCCACAAGAGCTGTGGCTATGAAGAGGTTCCTACAAACCGAAAAGCGATTATGTGCAGTGCCAGAGCTGAGACAAAAATACGTCGACTTCATGCGCGAATATGAAGAGCTCGGGCACATGAAGCAAGTGATTGGACCAAGTACGAGAGAGCGAGCATACCACATTCCACACCACTGTGTCACTAAGAAGTTTCGGGTCGTCTTCGACGCATCTTGCAAGAGCGTTAGTGGAGTGTCATTAAATGATGTGCAATTTTCTGGTGCTAAACTTCAGGACGATCTATCGGCAATCATAACACGTTTTCGGTGCTTCAAGATTGCAGTTTCAGCGGACGTCGAAAAAATGTTCCGCCAAGTGAAGGTGAATCCAGAGCAATGGGATCTCCAGAGGATTTTCTGGAGGGAGAGCCCAAATAAGCCAATGAGGGAATACCGCCTGACAGTAGTTACGTACGGTATGGCGTCCAGTGGATTTAATGCAGTGCGAGCAATGCATCAGTGTGCGAGCGATGATCAGGAGTCCTATCCATTGGCCTACAAGGCTATTTTGAGCAATTTCTACATGGACGACATGTTGACCGGCGCAGACACACAGGAGCAGGCAACAAGTAAGTGCAGGCAAATAATTTCTTCATTGAGAGCAGGCGGATTCAAGTTGAGCAAGTTCATGTCATCAAGTCAAAGGGTGCTATCGAAGCTAACTAGCACCTATTCGAGTGAAAGAGAGCTAACTTTTCCGGAAGACAACAACGCTTCTATGTTGTGCCTTGTGTGGAACTGCGCAAAAGATGAGATCTCATTCAAAGTCAGAGCGAGAGATGAACGCGTTTCCAATACCAAGAGAGCAGTTGTTAGTGCAATCGCAAGGTTGTACGACCCGAATGGCTACCTTGCGCCCGTGATAATCAGTGCAAAAATCCTCATACAAGACCTATTGCGATCCGGCATGGGACGAGCAAATACCCATGTCCATTCTGCCGACATGGCAGAAGTACAACGAGCAGCTGCCGCACTTGGAAGCAATAAAAATTCCGAGATGGCTAGGCAGCACTGA